In one window of Kitasatospora sp. MMS16-BH015 DNA:
- a CDS encoding maleylpyruvate isomerase family mycothiol-dependent enzyme, whose product METTQTPATTAHLAALRRDGELLAAAIAAASPDAPVPTCPGWTLRDLVHHTGKVHRWAASYVVQGHREPVPLDAEAPADAELHDWFVEGHRALVAALAGAPADLECWTFLAAPSPLAFWTRRQAHETAIHRVDAEAAAGLEIAAFEPEFAADGITELTAGLLSREKARIHSDRERTLLVRPTDGPAPWLLRINPGRLVVERAEGPAECELAGSAHDLYLLLWNRLRDETAVKVTGDQSVFAVWRELARV is encoded by the coding sequence ATGGAGACCACGCAGACCCCGGCCACCACCGCCCACCTCGCCGCGCTGCGCCGCGACGGCGAGCTCCTCGCCGCCGCGATCGCCGCGGCCTCCCCCGACGCGCCGGTGCCCACCTGTCCGGGCTGGACGCTGCGCGACCTGGTGCACCACACCGGCAAGGTGCACCGCTGGGCCGCCTCGTACGTGGTGCAGGGCCACCGCGAGCCGGTGCCGCTGGACGCCGAGGCGCCCGCCGACGCCGAGCTGCACGACTGGTTCGTCGAGGGGCACCGGGCGCTGGTGGCGGCGCTGGCCGGGGCCCCCGCCGACCTGGAGTGCTGGACCTTCCTGGCCGCGCCCTCCCCGCTGGCGTTCTGGACCCGGCGGCAGGCGCACGAGACCGCGATCCACCGGGTCGACGCCGAGGCGGCGGCCGGGCTGGAGATCGCGGCCTTCGAGCCCGAGTTCGCCGCCGACGGCATCACCGAGCTGACGGCGGGTCTGCTCTCCCGCGAGAAGGCCCGGATCCACAGCGACCGCGAGCGCACCCTGCTGGTCCGCCCGACCGACGGCCCCGCGCCCTGGCTGCTGCGGATCAACCCGGGGCGGCTCGTGGTCGAGCGGGCCGAGGGCCCGGCCGAGTGCGAGCTGGCCGGGTCGGCCCACGACCTCTACCTGCTGCTCTGGAACCGCCTCCGGGACGAGACGGCCGTCAAGGTGACGGGCGATCAGTCGGTGTTCGCCGTCTGGCGCGAGCTCGCCCGGGTCTGA
- a CDS encoding enoyl-CoA hydratase family protein yields MTREVPLVRTTTADSVTTLELDSPHNRNALSTRLMAELTEGLAKAAADPDVRAVVLGHTGKVFCAGADLSEATGSDPTVGPRGLVDIQRALVDCPKPVIALVDGHVRAGGLGLLGAADLVIAGPKSTFAFTEVRLGLAPAVISLPLRPKLTSRAVSRYYLTGETFDAAEAARIGLITEAAEDPAAALAVVLDAVRLGSPQGLAESKRLTNAAVVASFEQHAEELVQLSARLFGSAEAQQGMRAFLERRPAPWAAPAEQ; encoded by the coding sequence ATGACCCGCGAAGTACCGCTCGTCCGCACCACCACCGCCGACTCCGTCACCACCCTGGAGCTGGACTCCCCGCACAACCGCAACGCCCTCTCCACCCGGCTGATGGCCGAGCTGACCGAGGGCCTCGCCAAGGCGGCGGCCGACCCGGACGTGCGGGCGGTGGTGCTCGGGCACACCGGCAAGGTGTTCTGCGCGGGGGCCGACCTCTCCGAGGCCACCGGCAGCGACCCGACGGTCGGTCCGCGCGGCCTGGTCGACATCCAGCGGGCCCTGGTCGACTGCCCCAAGCCGGTGATCGCCCTGGTGGACGGGCATGTCCGGGCCGGCGGCCTGGGCCTGCTCGGCGCCGCCGACCTGGTGATCGCCGGGCCGAAGTCCACCTTCGCCTTCACCGAGGTGCGGCTCGGGCTGGCGCCCGCCGTCATCTCGCTGCCGCTGCGCCCCAAGCTGACCTCGCGGGCCGTCTCCCGCTACTACCTCACCGGTGAGACCTTCGACGCCGCCGAGGCGGCCCGGATCGGCCTGATCACCGAGGCGGCCGAGGACCCGGCGGCGGCGCTGGCCGTGGTCCTGGACGCCGTCCGGCTCGGCTCGCCGCAGGGCCTGGCCGAGTCGAAGAGGCTCACCAACGCCGCCGTGGTGGCCTCCTTCGAGCAGCACGCGGAGGAGCTGGTGCAGCTCTCCGCCCGCCTGTTCGGCTCGGCGGAGGCGCAGCAGGGCATGCGCGCCTTCCTGGAGCGCCGCCCGGCCCCCTGGGCGGCGCCGGCCGAGCAGTGA
- a CDS encoding MFS transporter, which translates to MTATSTAESPAAPARRRSLLHPDPMVRRLARITFVNTFGNGLLMTLSALFFTRVLGFAAGQVGLGLTAAGLCGVLASIPAGRAADRWGAKPVLIALITLEGLGTLGYVLVHSFPLFVLLACFTTAADRGSAAVRNAMYAEVLPADGRVAGRAYLRVVTNVGLGGGTVLASFALQVDTRGAYVLAILADVVSFAVVALMWARVGTPRRATAGGRAGAAAGASSAEPAEKQGNPALRNLPFLVVTALNAVMALQFAVVEIGVPLWIAKETAAPRVMVAGSLVVNMVLVVALQVRATKGTERPGAAGRIFARGGLFVAVACVVEALAHGLPAWVAAVLVSAGVGFQALGEVYTQAAGWALSYDLAGEGAHGAYQGVFNAGMSASLMVGPALVTTVVIGHGLLGWSLLAAVFAAAGLAMSPAVKWAHRRDGLKAA; encoded by the coding sequence ATGACCGCCACCTCCACGGCCGAATCCCCGGCCGCTCCAGCACGCCGTCGCAGCCTGCTCCATCCGGATCCGATGGTCCGTCGGCTGGCCCGGATCACCTTCGTCAACACCTTCGGCAACGGCCTGCTGATGACCCTCAGCGCGCTGTTCTTCACCCGGGTGCTCGGCTTCGCCGCCGGGCAGGTCGGCCTCGGCCTGACCGCCGCCGGGCTCTGCGGGGTGCTCGCCTCCATCCCGGCCGGCCGGGCCGCCGACCGCTGGGGCGCAAAACCGGTGCTGATCGCCCTGATCACCCTGGAGGGGCTCGGCACTCTCGGGTACGTGCTGGTGCACAGCTTCCCGCTGTTCGTGCTGCTCGCCTGCTTCACCACCGCCGCCGACCGGGGCTCGGCCGCCGTGCGCAACGCGATGTACGCCGAGGTGCTGCCCGCCGACGGCCGGGTGGCCGGGCGGGCGTACCTGCGGGTGGTGACCAACGTCGGCCTCGGCGGCGGCACCGTGCTCGCCTCCTTCGCGCTCCAGGTCGACACCCGCGGCGCGTACGTGCTGGCCATTCTGGCCGACGTGGTCTCCTTCGCGGTGGTCGCGCTGATGTGGGCCCGGGTGGGCACGCCGCGCCGGGCCACGGCCGGGGGCAGGGCCGGCGCCGCCGCGGGGGCGTCGTCGGCCGAGCCGGCGGAGAAGCAGGGCAACCCGGCGCTGCGCAACCTGCCGTTCCTGGTGGTGACCGCGCTCAACGCCGTGATGGCGCTGCAGTTCGCGGTGGTCGAGATCGGGGTGCCGCTCTGGATCGCCAAGGAGACCGCCGCGCCCCGGGTGATGGTCGCGGGCTCGCTGGTGGTCAACATGGTGCTGGTGGTGGCGCTGCAGGTGCGGGCCACCAAGGGCACCGAGCGGCCGGGGGCCGCCGGGCGGATCTTCGCCCGGGGCGGGCTGTTCGTGGCGGTGGCCTGCGTGGTGGAGGCGCTCGCGCACGGGCTGCCCGCCTGGGTGGCGGCGGTGCTGGTCTCGGCCGGGGTCGGCTTCCAGGCGCTCGGCGAGGTCTACACCCAGGCGGCCGGCTGGGCGCTCAGCTACGACCTCGCGGGGGAGGGCGCGCACGGCGCGTACCAGGGCGTGTTCAACGCCGGGATGTCCGCCTCGCTGATGGTCGGCCCCGCGCTGGTCACCACCGTGGTGATCGGGCACGGGCTGCTCGGCTGGAGTCTGCTGGCCGCGGTGTTCGCGGCGGCCGGTCTGGCGATGTCGCCCGCCGTGAAGTGGGCGCACCGCCGGGACGGGCTGAAGGCGGCCTGA
- a CDS encoding MFS transporter: MPLLNKTRARATTPPPHPDGPKPWSPARLALTAFFAVDGFLFAAWVVRIPDIRAQVGASHSALGLALLCISAGAVAIMPLVGRLCVRYGSRQVTVASLIALSLALPLPAHAHTVTALGAGLLLFGAGYGAANVAMNSAAVELVAALRRPVMPSFHAGYSLGGLLGAAVGGALAGSLTTAWALALGGALGLLVSTLAGAVLLREQRPTPPVRTKATAASPAPTGPKKTHLLVLLLGLTALCSSYGEGALADWATLHLTDDVHASAGVAAGGYAAFALAMTTGRVSGTWLSVRLGQTRLMLAGGLTACAGMLTAALAPSVPVALLGLALVGLGLANTFPLAIARAGAVGGPQGVATASALGYAGMLIGPPVIGLLADATSLPAALTTVAAAAALSGLLATTARRR; this comes from the coding sequence GTGCCGCTGCTGAACAAAACCCGCGCCCGTGCCACCACGCCACCACCTCACCCGGACGGCCCCAAGCCCTGGAGCCCCGCCCGCCTCGCCCTCACCGCCTTCTTCGCCGTCGACGGATTCCTCTTCGCCGCCTGGGTGGTCCGAATCCCGGACATCCGCGCCCAGGTCGGCGCCTCGCACAGTGCCCTGGGCCTCGCCCTGCTCTGCATCTCGGCCGGCGCCGTCGCGATCATGCCGCTGGTCGGGCGGCTCTGCGTCCGGTACGGCTCCCGCCAGGTCACCGTAGCCTCCCTGATCGCCCTGAGCCTCGCTCTGCCGCTGCCCGCGCACGCCCACACCGTCACCGCCCTCGGCGCGGGCCTGCTGCTCTTCGGCGCGGGCTACGGCGCGGCCAACGTGGCGATGAACAGCGCCGCCGTCGAGCTGGTCGCGGCCCTGCGGCGGCCGGTGATGCCGAGCTTCCACGCCGGGTACAGCCTCGGCGGCCTGCTCGGCGCAGCGGTCGGCGGCGCGCTGGCCGGCAGCCTCACCACCGCCTGGGCCCTGGCCCTCGGCGGCGCGCTCGGCCTGCTGGTCTCCACTCTCGCGGGCGCCGTGCTGCTCCGCGAGCAGCGGCCCACCCCGCCCGTCCGCACCAAGGCCACGGCCGCCTCCCCCGCCCCCACCGGCCCGAAGAAGACCCACCTCCTGGTGCTGCTGCTCGGCCTGACGGCCCTCTGCAGCTCGTACGGCGAAGGAGCCCTCGCCGACTGGGCCACCCTCCACCTCACCGATGACGTGCACGCGAGCGCCGGGGTGGCGGCGGGCGGGTACGCGGCCTTCGCGCTGGCGATGACCACCGGCCGGGTGAGCGGCACCTGGCTCTCCGTCCGGCTCGGCCAGACCAGGCTGATGCTGGCCGGCGGGCTGACGGCCTGCGCGGGGATGCTCACGGCGGCGCTCGCGCCCTCCGTACCGGTCGCGCTGCTCGGGCTGGCGCTGGTCGGCCTCGGGCTGGCCAACACCTTCCCGCTGGCCATCGCCCGGGCCGGGGCGGTCGGCGGCCCCCAGGGGGTGGCCACCGCCTCGGCGCTCGGCTACGCGGGCATGCTGATCGGCCCGCCGGTGATCGGTCTGCTCGCGGACGCCACCAGCCTGCCGGCCGCGCTCACCACGGTGGCCGCCGCAGCCGCCCTCTCCGGCCTGCTCGCCACCACCGCCCGCCGCCGCTGA
- a CDS encoding acyltransferase, whose protein sequence is MPNARTLLSAARLGARRAAGRLVHRGWRWVQETGAVSNLNPGPYRFGELGDGTKLAFPMGAVFNERWIHIGPFSIIGERVTISAGFLPGLDLGEEPVVRIGGGCVIGRGSHIVGHQSITLGDDVWTGPYVYITDTAHSYHDTELPIGKQWPRNEPVEIGAGSWIGTGAVILPGARIGRNVVVAAGSVVRGEVPDHSVVAGAPAKVVRSWDGAEGWQPPFRHEPPQPIPDVTAEQLRALIGWDLRLPGQSQDSA, encoded by the coding sequence ATGCCGAACGCCCGTACGCTCCTGTCCGCCGCCCGTCTCGGGGCCCGCCGCGCCGCCGGCCGGCTGGTGCACCGGGGGTGGCGCTGGGTGCAGGAGACCGGGGCGGTCTCCAACCTGAACCCCGGGCCGTACCGGTTCGGGGAGTTGGGCGACGGCACCAAGCTGGCCTTCCCGATGGGCGCCGTCTTCAACGAGCGGTGGATCCACATCGGGCCGTTCTCGATCATCGGCGAGCGGGTCACCATCTCGGCCGGCTTCCTGCCCGGGCTCGACCTCGGCGAGGAGCCGGTGGTGCGGATCGGCGGCGGCTGCGTGATCGGGCGGGGCAGCCACATCGTCGGCCACCAGTCGATCACCCTCGGGGACGACGTCTGGACCGGCCCGTACGTCTACATCACCGACACCGCGCACTCGTACCACGACACCGAGCTGCCGATCGGCAAGCAGTGGCCGCGCAACGAGCCGGTGGAGATCGGGGCCGGCAGCTGGATCGGCACCGGCGCGGTGATCCTGCCCGGCGCCCGGATCGGCCGCAACGTGGTGGTGGCGGCCGGCTCGGTGGTCCGCGGCGAGGTGCCCGACCACAGCGTGGTGGCCGGCGCCCCGGCGAAGGTGGTGCGCAGCTGGGACGGGGCCGAGGGCTGGCAGCCGCCGTTCCGGCACGAGCCGCCGCAGCCGATCCCGGACGTGACCGCCGAGCAGCTGCGCGCCCTGATCGGCTGGGACCTGCGGCTGCCGGGCCAGAGCCAGGACTCCGCCTGA
- a CDS encoding HutD family protein, whose protein sequence is MTVRVLRAASRAATPWLNGGGVTREVAGHPEGAGLAEFDWRVSLADVAQGGPFSRFEGIDRVITVVRGEGMALTVGGTPHELCKPYLPFAFDGGAETDCRLLGGPVVDFNVMTRRGRATAEVELADFQRDVAVPAGAVVLLVCLQGTAELGAADLVLGEYDAVLLEQGEDQLRVDGVVAVVTLRRAA, encoded by the coding sequence ATGACGGTACGGGTACTGCGGGCCGCGAGCCGGGCGGCCACGCCCTGGCTGAACGGCGGCGGCGTGACGCGGGAGGTGGCCGGGCACCCCGAGGGCGCCGGGCTGGCGGAGTTCGACTGGCGGGTCAGCCTGGCCGACGTGGCGCAGGGCGGACCGTTCTCCCGGTTCGAGGGCATCGACCGGGTGATCACGGTGGTCCGGGGCGAGGGCATGGCGCTCACCGTCGGCGGCACCCCGCACGAGCTCTGCAAGCCCTACCTCCCGTTCGCCTTCGACGGCGGGGCCGAGACCGACTGCCGGCTGCTCGGCGGCCCGGTGGTCGACTTCAACGTGATGACCCGCCGGGGCCGGGCCACCGCCGAGGTGGAGCTGGCCGACTTCCAGCGGGACGTGGCGGTGCCCGCGGGCGCGGTGGTGCTGCTGGTCTGTCTGCAGGGCACCGCCGAGCTCGGCGCGGCCGATCTGGTGCTCGGCGAGTACGACGCGGTGCTGCTGGAGCAGGGCGAGGACCAGCTCCGGGTGGACGGCGTGGTGGCCGTGGTGACGCTCCGCCGGGCGGCCTGA
- a CDS encoding NAD(P)-dependent oxidoreductase, producing the protein MLVLVTGAYGFVGRAVVRRLAADGHRVRALTHRPSGEPLPELPVEGVHHADLGDHADRGDPVALAPAVAGVDAVCHLAALTNGRASGELAEEYRRVNLGGTEALLDAVTAGPGPPPRFVLASTAAVYGAPERQPITELTEPAPGNPYGASKLAAEQALHARAGRLNGELTGVVLRCFNVGGTEDRDETRIIPRALAVAAGRHPQLDLNGDGGLVRDFVHVADLARAYALALTAPLAPGVHTFNVGATPASMAEIIATVERVTGRPVPVRRHPPKNEAPYLAADTTRIAGALGWRPERSGLTELVADAWRSDRDRGFS; encoded by the coding sequence ATGCTGGTCCTGGTCACCGGCGCGTACGGGTTCGTCGGCCGCGCCGTGGTGCGCCGGCTGGCCGCCGACGGCCACCGTGTCCGGGCGCTGACCCACCGCCCGAGCGGCGAGCCGCTGCCCGAGCTGCCGGTGGAGGGCGTGCACCACGCCGACCTCGGCGACCACGCCGACCGCGGCGACCCCGTCGCCCTCGCTCCGGCCGTGGCCGGGGTGGACGCAGTCTGCCACCTGGCCGCGCTGACCAACGGCCGGGCCTCCGGCGAGCTGGCCGAGGAGTACCGGCGGGTCAACCTGGGCGGCACCGAGGCGCTGCTGGACGCGGTGACCGCCGGCCCGGGCCCGCCGCCGCGCTTCGTGCTCGCCTCCACGGCGGCGGTCTACGGCGCGCCCGAGCGGCAGCCGATCACCGAGCTCACCGAGCCCGCGCCCGGCAACCCGTACGGCGCCTCCAAGCTGGCCGCCGAGCAGGCCCTGCACGCCCGGGCCGGTCGGCTGAACGGCGAGCTGACCGGCGTGGTGCTGCGCTGCTTCAACGTGGGCGGCACCGAGGACCGGGACGAGACCCGGATCATCCCGCGTGCCCTGGCCGTGGCGGCCGGCCGCCACCCGCAGCTGGACCTCAACGGGGACGGCGGCCTGGTCCGCGACTTCGTGCACGTGGCCGACCTGGCCCGGGCCTACGCGCTGGCGCTGACCGCCCCGCTCGCGCCGGGCGTCCACACCTTCAACGTGGGCGCGACCCCGGCCTCGATGGCCGAGATCATCGCCACCGTCGAGCGGGTCACCGGCCGGCCCGTGCCGGTCCGCCGCCACCCGCCGAAGAACGAGGCTCCGTACCTGGCGGCCGACACCACCCGGATCGCCGGAGCGCTCGGGTGGAGACCCGAACGCTCCGGCCTCACCGAGCTGGTGGCCGACGCCTGGCGGAGCGACAGGGATCGGGGCTTCTCTTGA
- a CDS encoding right-handed parallel beta-helix repeat-containing protein encodes MKLRIGAIAGAALLGSLALPALSGQAVAAPGDLYVNKNNAACTDTGSGTERAPYCSIQAAADLVLPGQTVHVARGQYPAGLKLTRSGTAEAPITFLGGADAPGDVNNEAAINASGATVPAITVSGARHVSLNGFTVLGGDKPAVLVQNSSAVSLMRGLIGGGRGPAVQVTGESSGVTVGRYRFLNNGTSVQVDPGVRGTVVTTNYFHNDDTVVAATDAPGTVVVANTVRSECHPGIVLAGASTGSTVENNAVETGKLDDSNHGGACADGSAATGITVAEAATAGTLVDYNVVSPLSGGAAYSWAGHAYAGQAQFAATGQGAHDLVADPMVPTDGRRPVGPTVDSADEKAPGMLPVDLSGYGAVDDPLVANSGTGAGYRDRGATEYREFGSLYTPLAPRRVLDTRSGLGTTAAGPVRTDGYVHLKLPAELKGAKAVTMNVTVTAPTSAGYLTVYPDGVGGTTGISNLNWTAGTTIANLVTVPVTDDTVWFHVGGQPGTVQIVADLQGSYGQQGNAFTPTGPARVLDTREGNGAALRQGQTLDLPLAGLRGIPADATAVTLNMTVTQPTDRGYLTVYPAGTERPTASNLNWVPGQTIANLVTVPVKDGKVTLFAGGGQGEVHVVADVAGYYSPGSYGTFRSVTPYRLLDTRQDGTAEPVRKAAKVPARGTLDLAIGGKPELGDPSSRNGVAVLNVTVTNTSTPGFLTAYPYGTERPLASNLNWTAGQTIPNQVVVPVKNGKISLYNGSTGSTDLVVDVLGYQTW; translated from the coding sequence ATGAAGCTCCGCATCGGTGCCATCGCCGGCGCCGCCCTGCTCGGTTCGCTCGCGCTGCCCGCCCTCTCCGGCCAGGCCGTCGCCGCACCCGGCGACCTTTACGTGAACAAGAACAACGCCGCCTGCACCGACACCGGCAGCGGCACCGAGCGGGCGCCGTACTGCTCGATCCAGGCCGCCGCCGACCTGGTGCTGCCCGGCCAGACCGTGCACGTGGCGCGCGGCCAGTACCCGGCCGGGCTCAAGCTGACCCGCTCCGGCACCGCCGAGGCGCCGATCACCTTCCTCGGCGGCGCGGACGCCCCGGGCGACGTGAACAACGAGGCGGCCATCAACGCCTCCGGGGCCACCGTGCCCGCCATCACCGTCTCCGGCGCCCGGCACGTCTCGCTGAACGGCTTCACCGTGCTCGGCGGCGACAAGCCGGCCGTGCTGGTGCAGAACTCCTCGGCCGTCAGCCTGATGCGCGGCCTGATCGGCGGTGGCCGAGGCCCGGCGGTGCAGGTCACCGGCGAGTCGAGCGGGGTCACCGTCGGCCGGTACCGGTTCCTCAACAACGGCACCTCGGTGCAGGTCGACCCGGGCGTGCGGGGCACCGTGGTCACCACCAACTACTTCCACAACGACGACACCGTGGTCGCCGCCACCGACGCGCCCGGCACCGTGGTGGTGGCCAACACCGTGCGCAGCGAGTGCCACCCCGGCATCGTGCTGGCCGGGGCCTCCACCGGCTCCACGGTCGAGAACAACGCGGTGGAGACCGGCAAGCTGGACGACAGCAACCACGGCGGCGCCTGCGCCGACGGCTCGGCCGCCACCGGCATCACGGTGGCCGAGGCCGCGACCGCCGGCACCTTGGTCGACTACAACGTGGTCAGCCCGCTCAGCGGCGGCGCCGCGTACAGCTGGGCCGGTCACGCCTACGCCGGCCAGGCGCAGTTCGCCGCCACCGGCCAGGGCGCGCACGACCTGGTCGCCGACCCCATGGTGCCCACCGACGGCCGCCGCCCGGTCGGCCCGACCGTCGACTCGGCCGACGAGAAGGCGCCCGGCATGCTGCCGGTCGACCTGAGCGGCTACGGCGCGGTGGACGACCCGCTGGTGGCGAACTCCGGCACCGGCGCGGGCTACCGCGACCGGGGCGCCACCGAGTACCGCGAGTTCGGCTCGCTCTACACCCCGCTCGCGCCCCGCCGGGTGCTGGACACCCGCAGCGGCCTGGGCACCACGGCCGCCGGCCCGGTCCGCACCGACGGGTACGTGCACCTCAAGCTGCCCGCCGAGCTCAAGGGCGCCAAGGCCGTCACCATGAACGTCACGGTGACCGCCCCGACCTCGGCCGGCTACCTGACCGTCTACCCCGACGGCGTCGGCGGCACCACCGGCATCTCCAACCTCAACTGGACGGCCGGCACCACCATCGCCAACCTGGTGACCGTGCCGGTCACCGACGACACCGTCTGGTTCCACGTGGGCGGCCAGCCCGGCACCGTGCAGATCGTCGCCGACCTGCAGGGCTCCTACGGGCAGCAGGGCAACGCCTTCACCCCGACCGGCCCGGCCCGGGTGCTCGACACCCGCGAGGGCAACGGCGCCGCGCTGCGCCAGGGCCAGACCCTGGACCTGCCGCTCGCCGGCCTGCGCGGCATCCCGGCCGACGCCACCGCCGTGACCCTCAACATGACGGTCACCCAGCCCACCGACCGGGGCTACCTGACCGTCTACCCGGCGGGCACCGAGCGGCCCACCGCCTCCAACCTCAACTGGGTGCCCGGCCAGACCATCGCCAACCTGGTCACCGTGCCGGTCAAGGACGGCAAGGTCACCCTCTTCGCCGGCGGCGGCCAGGGCGAGGTGCACGTGGTCGCGGACGTGGCGGGCTACTACAGCCCCGGCAGCTACGGCACCTTCCGCTCGGTCACCCCGTACCGCCTGCTCGACACCCGCCAGGACGGCACCGCGGAGCCGGTCCGCAAGGCCGCCAAGGTGCCCGCCCGCGGCACCCTCGACCTCGCGATCGGCGGCAAGCCGGAGCTGGGCGACCCGTCCTCCCGCAACGGCGTGGCCGTGCTGAACGTGACGGTCACCAACACCTCGACGCCGGGTTTCCTCACCGCCTACCCGTACGGCACCGAGCGCCCGCTGGCCTCCAACCTCAACTGGACGGCCGGGCAGACCATCCCCAACCAGGTGGTCGTGCCGGTCAAGAACGGCAAGATCTCGCTGTACAACGGCAGCACCGGCAGCACCGACCTGGTGGTCGACGTGCTGGGCTACCAGACCTGGTAG
- the bla gene encoding class A beta-lactamase: protein MLLRPSRRQVLTGAAAAGLTVVLATAERSTASADPDPGPEAGPAQQPSTEKDTTVDLDHRLSALEQRHSARLGVFAQDTGTGRTVRYRAEELFPFCSTFKTIAVAAVLRDLDRDGTYLAKVIRYSEQEVKAAGYAPITGQPANLANGMAVADLCAAAIRYSDNCAANLLLRELGGPTAVTRFCRSVGDRTTRLDRWEPALNSAEPGRVTDTSSPAALGRTYARLTLGDALDAPDRARLTDWLKGNTTSTHRFRAGLPESWTLADKTGTGDYGTTNDAGLTWPPGRAPIVLTVLATKQDQAAPADEPLIAATAALLAEALA from the coding sequence ATGCTGCTGCGACCGAGTCGGCGTCAGGTGCTCACCGGAGCCGCCGCGGCGGGCCTCACCGTCGTCCTGGCCACCGCCGAGCGCTCCACGGCCAGCGCCGACCCCGACCCCGGGCCTGAAGCCGGGCCTGCCCAGCAGCCGAGCACCGAGAAGGACACCACGGTCGACCTCGACCACCGGCTCAGCGCCCTGGAGCAGCGGCACTCCGCCCGCCTCGGCGTCTTCGCCCAGGACACCGGCACCGGCCGCACGGTCCGCTACCGGGCCGAGGAGCTGTTCCCGTTCTGCTCGACCTTCAAGACGATCGCCGTCGCGGCCGTGCTCCGCGACCTCGACCGGGACGGCACGTACCTGGCCAAGGTGATCCGCTACTCCGAGCAGGAGGTGAAGGCGGCCGGCTACGCCCCGATCACCGGGCAGCCGGCCAACCTCGCGAACGGGATGGCCGTGGCCGACCTCTGCGCGGCGGCGATCCGGTACAGCGACAACTGCGCGGCCAACCTGCTGCTGCGCGAACTCGGCGGGCCGACCGCCGTCACCCGGTTCTGCCGGTCCGTCGGTGACCGCACCACCCGGCTCGACCGCTGGGAGCCCGCGCTGAACTCGGCGGAGCCGGGGCGGGTGACGGACACCTCCAGCCCGGCGGCCCTGGGCCGGACCTACGCCCGGCTCACCCTCGGGGACGCGCTCGACGCGCCGGACCGGGCCCGGCTGACCGACTGGCTGAAGGGCAACACCACCAGCACCCACCGCTTCCGCGCCGGGCTGCCGGAGAGCTGGACGCTGGCCGACAAGACCGGCACCGGTGACTACGGCACCACCAACGACGCGGGCCTCACCTGGCCGCCCGGCCGCGCCCCGATCGTGCTCACCGTGCTCGCCACCAAGCAGGACCAGGCCGCCCCCGCCGACGAACCGCTGATCGCCGCCACCGCCGCCCTGCTCGCGGAGGCCCTGGCGTGA
- a CDS encoding NADH:flavin oxidoreductase, which translates to MTSTAAPASRAAEILSRPVQLNGLTVPNRIAMAPMTRQFSPGGVPGEDVRSYYARRAAAGVGLIVTEGTYVGHDSAGQSDRIPRFHGEEQLAGWAKVAEEVHAAGGTIVPQLWHIGMVRKQGEPPYADAPALGPSGLRLDGTEGTGRAMTRTDLDEVTAAFVEAAAAAERIGFDGIELHGAHGYLLDQFLWEGTNRRTDGYGGDPVSRTKYVAELVAAVRAAVSPTFPVIFRYSQWKQEAYSARLAETPAELEAILAPLAEAGVDAFHASTRRYWIPEFEGSDLNLAGWTKKLTGRPTITVGSVGLDGDFIHAFMGEGAPTRSIDELLDRLERDEFDLVAIGRALLQDPEWAAKVLSGRFEELKPYEAAAVKTLS; encoded by the coding sequence ATGACCAGCACCGCAGCACCCGCCTCCCGCGCGGCCGAGATCCTCTCCCGGCCGGTGCAGCTCAACGGCCTGACCGTGCCCAACCGGATCGCGATGGCGCCGATGACGCGCCAGTTCTCGCCGGGCGGGGTGCCGGGGGAGGACGTGCGGTCGTACTACGCGCGGCGCGCCGCCGCCGGGGTGGGGCTCATCGTCACCGAGGGCACCTACGTCGGGCACGACTCGGCCGGCCAGAGCGACCGCATCCCGCGCTTCCACGGCGAGGAGCAGCTGGCCGGCTGGGCCAAGGTGGCCGAGGAGGTGCACGCCGCGGGCGGCACCATCGTGCCGCAGCTCTGGCACATCGGCATGGTGCGCAAGCAGGGCGAGCCGCCCTACGCCGACGCCCCCGCCCTCGGCCCCTCGGGCCTGCGGCTGGACGGCACCGAGGGCACCGGCCGGGCGATGACCCGCACCGACCTGGACGAGGTCACCGCGGCCTTCGTCGAGGCCGCCGCGGCCGCCGAGCGGATCGGCTTCGACGGCATCGAGCTGCACGGCGCCCACGGCTACCTGCTCGACCAGTTCCTCTGGGAGGGCACCAACCGGCGCACCGACGGCTACGGCGGCGACCCGGTCTCCCGCACCAAGTACGTGGCCGAGCTGGTGGCCGCCGTCCGCGCCGCCGTCTCGCCCACCTTCCCGGTGATCTTCCGCTACTCGCAGTGGAAGCAGGAGGCCTACTCCGCCCGCCTCGCCGAGACCCCGGCCGAGCTGGAGGCCATCCTCGCCCCGCTGGCCGAGGCCGGCGTCGACGCCTTCCACGCCTCCACCCGCCGGTACTGGATCCCCGAGTTCGAGGGCTCCGACCTCAACCTGGCCGGCTGGACCAAGAAGCTCACCGGCCGCCCCACCATCACCGTCGGCTCGGTCGGCCTGGACGGCGACTTCATCCACGCGTTCATGGGCGAGGGCGCCCCGACCCGCAGCATCGACGAGCTGCTCGACCGCCTCGAGCGGGACGAGTTCGACCTGGTCGCGATCGGCCGCGCGCTGCTCCAGGACCCGGAGTGGGCCGCCAAGGTGCTGTCCGGCCGGTTCGAGGAGCTCAAGCCGTACGAGGCCGCGGCGGTGAAGACCCTCAGCTAG